TTCTTTTAAAGCTAAAAATCCAACAAATCTTTTATTACCTAATAAAAATATAACAGAAGGTACTTTCTCTCATCTTATTTATCAGTAAATTCTACCTTGTTATTATTAGTTTGTGATTTGAGCAAATCTTTTGATTTGTTATTCTTATAATATATACTCCTGCTGGTATCTCAGAAATATTGATATTTTCGAAATTTGTGTTTATGTCTTCAGCTTTTATGACTTTCCCTTGAATATCTAAGATTTCTACTGTTGTGTTTTGTAAATTGTTATTATTTTTTATAATTTCAATATAATTGCTCGCAGGGTTTGGGTAAAATTTAATTTCAACAAATGAATTAATTATATTTAATCCTAATATTGTGTCGGCAAGTAAAGAATCGCAAATGTATGGTTGACCCCATGAAATCCCATGTACATAATAATAGCTATAATTACTACCATAAGTAATATTCATAAAGCCATCGCTGGCAAAAGTTTTACCTAAGCTATTTTTATAATAAATATAATTCCATCCATCAATTTGTAAGGGATAAAGAGTATCATTAATTTCCTGAAAAAACAGAGTACTACGATAGCCGGTACTATCATGCTTATAATAATATCCGTAAAACCCTTCATCAAAAATGGGTTCTAATGGTAATTTGTTAAATTCTCCTGTTAAAGCGAAGTTTTCTATAACTGTATCACGAGAAGTCATTATCTGTAATATGTTTTGATTGTATTTTTCTATACGCCAAAAACATCTGTCAATTGTAAATTTTACTGTATCATGATTTGCATTTTCTACTCTTCCAATATATTTGTTAATATACTTTTCGTTAAAATTATTCATGGTACCTGTACCGTTAAGAGCATCATAATAATTGACCGATAGATGAATCTCATCGCTTGTATTCATGCTAAACACATCAGATAATGTAAAATTTTGCCATCCAATTGTTGGGTTCGATAAACCTATTAAATCCATTACTGGACTTGAAACATAAAAGAAATCTGCCGATCCAGGGTTAAAGGGGAAATCGTAAAAATTAAATATTTTAATAAATCCATAATTCTTACTTAGCTTCAACTGATAATTATTAATATTATCTGTTATATTGTTACCGGCAGCATCTTTAACCTGAAATGAAATTGTTTTGATTGAATCAATTAAACCAAGAAAAGCTTCTGAATTATGATTTGAAATAGTTGCGTTAATGTAACTACCATTTGAATATGTATAAAACCTCCAACTGTCATTAATTAATGCATTAGTTTTAATGTGAATAGTATCATTCTCATAATTGAAAAATAAATTAATCCCATTACCACAATCTGTCATTTTTTTTCCAATCCACGATGCTCCATTTTTTGTAAAATTATAATTTTCAATAGTCCTGATCATACAGAATGAATAATAATCAGTACTATCACCATGAGTTTTAATGCTGTCAATTCTTATAGGGAAAACAGTCTCGTTATTCTGACCAAAATAATATGAGTTGGAATTTGGCTTAACTGTAAGATAATTCTGAGAAAAAGAAAATACAGAAATTAAAAATAGTAGCAAAGAAAAGTATAATATCTTCATATATAAATATATATTTTATGTTAATAACAAAACTAACGAAACATTTTAATTAAAGACTTAACTCTTTTATCAAAGGTTGTTTAAATAGTGTATTTATAATTTGTCTAAATAATAATAATTGTTTACTTTCGTATCATAAATTTTGTCATTAAATATTATTAAAACCAGAATGAATAATTTCGATTATCTTGGTGATATTCAATATATAGAAGATCTTTACAAGGATTATATAAGCAACCCCGAAAGTGTAGATGAAAGCTGGAAAAAGTTTTTTCAGGGCTTTGAATTTGCCAGAACAAATTTCAAACAAACTTCTGCAGGTGCAGAAATGTTATCTGATGAATTTAAAGTTTATAATTTAATTGATGGTTACCGTAAACGTGGTCATTTATTCACAAAGACTAACCCTGTTCATCCAAGACGAACATATTCTCCTACTTTAGATTATATAAACTTTAAGCTGACTGAAAAAGACCTTGATAAAACTTTTCAGGCAGGAAACGAAATTGGAATAGGACCATCAACATTAAGAAAAATAATTGAACATTTAGAACAAACTTATTGTCAGTCGGTAGGTGCAGAGTTTGTTTATATCCGCAAGCCAGAAATTGTTGATTGGCTTACAAAGAAAATGGAGTCAGCTAAAAATTCCTTTCAGTTTTCAAACGAGCAGAAAAAAGATATTTATAAGATTCTTGTTAAATCTGTTGGTTTCGAACAGTTTTTACATAAAAAATTTGTTGGTCAGAAACGTTTTTCATTAGAAGGTGTAGAAGCATTAATTCCTGCACTTGGTTATGCTGTTGAAAAAGGTGCCGACATGGGAATAAAAGAATTTATTGTTGGCAATTCTCACAGAGGCAGACTTAACGTTTTAACAAACATTTTCAAGAAACCATTTGAAAGTATTTTTTCAGAGTATACAGGTAAGTTTTATGACGATGAAAATATACTTGGAGATGTAAAATATCACCTTAGTTACGATACAAAAATAAAAACACAGAAAGGATTGGAAGTATTTCTTGCTATGTTGCCAAACCCTTCACATTTAGAAACTGTTGGACCTGTAACACAGGGACTTGCACGTACGAGAATCGATTGCGAATACAATGGCGATTTTAACAAAGTGTGTCCGGTCGTTATTCATGGAGATGCTGCTGTTGCTGCTCAGGGAATTGTTTACGAAACAATACAGATGTCTCAGTTACCGGGTTATCAAACCGGAGGTACTTTACATTTTGTAGTAAATAATCAAGTAGGTTTTACTACAAATTATCTTGATGCCAGATCAAGTACATATTGCACTGATATAGCAAAAGTAACTTTAGCACCGGTATTTCATGTTAATGGCGACGATGTGGAAGCAGTATTATACACAGTTAATCTTGCATTAGAGTACCGCGAAAAATTTCATACCGATGTTTTTATTGACTTATTAGGATATAGAAAATATGGTCACAATGAAGGTGATGAACCTCGTTTTACACAACCTATACTTTATAAAGAAATAGCTGCTCACCCAAATGTAAGAGATATTTATTCAAAACATTTGATGGAAAGTGGTGTTATGACTCTTGATGAAATTGTAGAAAAACAAAGAGTATTTAACGACAAACTTGAATCAGAACTTTTAAAATCAAAACAAAGTGAAAAAGTTGAAATAAGACATTTCTTACAATCAAAATGGAGCACATTCAGATATGCCAATGAAAATGATTTTATTTCATCGCCAAAAACAGGAGTAAACAAAGAAATACTTTTAAATCTTTGCAATAAAATAAATTATTTGCCTTCCGATAAAAAGTTCTTTACTAAAATAGAGAAAATTGTAAACGACAGAAAAGCATTAGTCTCGGAAAACAAACTAGATTGGGCAATGGCAGAGCTATTAGCTTATGCAAGTTTAGTTTCAGAAAAACATTCTGTAAGAGTAAGCGGACAGGATTCAGAAAGAGGAACATTCAGTCATCGCCATTCTACATTTCATGTTGATGATACTGATGAAAAATGGTGTCCACTAAAGCATATAAGCGATGATCAAGAAGAATTTCAGATATATAACTCATTACTTTCTGAATATGCTGTAATGGGATTTGAATACGGATATGCAATTGGCAGACCTGAAGGATTAACTATATGGGAAGCTCAGTTTGGCGATTTTCATAATGTGGCACAGGCAATAGTTGATCAGTATATTAGTTCTGCAGAAGATAAATGGGGATTGATGAATGGTTTGGTTCTATTGTTACCACATGGATACGAAGGACAGGGGCCTGAGCATTCAAGTGCCAGAATTGAAAGATTTTTAGTTCTTGCTGCAAATTTAAATATGCAAATAGTAAATTGCACAACTCCTGCTAACATATTTCACGCACTTCGTCGCCAGGTATATACAGAATACCGTAAACCTTTAATTGTTTTTACACCGAAAAGTTTATTACGTCATCCGCAATGTATTTCAACAATTGATGAACTTTCTGAAGGATCATTTAAAGAAGTAATTGATGATATTTCAGTTGAAAAAAATAATATAACTCAAGTTGTTATATGCAGTGGCAAAATTTATTATGAAATTTTTGCCGAGAAACAAAAGATAAATGATACCCAAACTGCAATTGTTAGATTAGAACAATATTACCCACTTCCATTAAATCAATTAAAAGAAGTTTTAGTAAAATATCCTAACTTCAAAAGAACTTTATGGGTTCAGGAAGAGCCTGCAAATATGGGAGCCTGGCCATTTATTAAAACTCATTTTGATATTCCTGATTTATTTGTTGTTTGTCGTCCTATGAGTGGAAGCCCTGCTACTGGTTTGTTAGAAGTACACAAACAAAGACAACAGAAAATTCTTGATAAAATTTTTAAACGTTGCAAATGCGACAGCAGCGAAGTTTATTGTAGTATGAAATGCACTGAAATTTAATAAATTTAAAATGATAATCGAAGTAAAAGTTCCATCTCCCGGAGAATCTGTATCACAGGTTACAGTTGCTAACTGGCTGGTTACCGAAGGCAGTTTCGTAACAAAAGATTCTGAGTTAGCCGAACTTGAATCAGATAAAGCTACACTTCCATTAATAGCACCGGAATCAGGACAAATTAAAATAATGGTAGATGCAGGAAACAATATTGCAGTTGGTGCAGTAGCCTGTACAATAGACACCTCCGTAACAAATAGTGTGGTTGCTGAAACAAAACCAGGGAACGTTGTTAAGGAAGTAGAAATAAGTAATATTATTGAAGTAAGTAAAAATTCTGTGTCAGAAATTAAGACTACTCCACTTGCTCAGAAAATAATGGAAGAAAATAATTTAAATATTGATGACATTATATCGGGTTTAAGAAAAATTACTGCAAAAGATGTTGAAATTGTTTTAGCAAATAAGCCTAAACAAAGTGCACAAAAAGAAACAATTTCACGCTCAGAAGAACGTATTGCAATGTCATCTTTAAGAAAAAAGTTAAGCGAGAGATTAGTTTCTGTAAAAAATCAAACAGCAATGCTAACAACTTTTAATGAAGTTGATTTAAGCGAAATTATTGGTATAAGAAATAAATACAAAGATGAGTTTTATAAAAAACATGGTGTAAAAATTGGCTTTATGTCCTTTTTTGCAAAGGCTGCAGCAATTTCTTTAAAACTTTTTCCTAATGTTAACTCCAGAATTGAAAATGAAGAATTTGTTTATCCAAATTTTGTAGATTTAGGAATAGCTGTTCAAACAGATAAAGGTTTAATGGTTCCTGTTTTAAGAAATGCCGACACCTCACCAATTTTTGAACTTGAATTATCTATTTACAATCTTGCAGAAAAAGCCAGGAAACATAAGATTTCATTGGAAGAAATGGCAGGAGGGACGTTCACTATTACTAACGGTGGTGTTTTTGGTTCGCTACTTTCAACACCTATTTTAAATCCCCCGCAATCTGCAATTTTAGGAATGCATAATATTGTTGAAAGACCAATTGCGGTAAATGGTAAAGTAGAAATCAGGCCTATGATGTATATTGCAATGTCATACGACCACAGAGTTCTTGATGGAAAAGATTCAGTTTTATTTTTAAAGAAAATAAAAGAATTGCTGGAAAATCC
This sequence is a window from Bacteroidia bacterium. Protein-coding genes within it:
- a CDS encoding T9SS type A sorting domain-containing protein, with translation MKILYFSLLLFLISVFSFSQNYLTVKPNSNSYYFGQNNETVFPIRIDSIKTHGDSTDYYSFCMIRTIENYNFTKNGASWIGKKMTDCGNGINLFFNYENDTIHIKTNALINDSWRFYTYSNGSYINATISNHNSEAFLGLIDSIKTISFQVKDAAGNNITDNINNYQLKLSKNYGFIKIFNFYDFPFNPGSADFFYVSSPVMDLIGLSNPTIGWQNFTLSDVFSMNTSDEIHLSVNYYDALNGTGTMNNFNEKYINKYIGRVENANHDTVKFTIDRCFWRIEKYNQNILQIMTSRDTVIENFALTGEFNKLPLEPIFDEGFYGYYYKHDSTGYRSTLFFQEINDTLYPLQIDGWNYIYYKNSLGKTFASDGFMNITYGSNYSYYYVHGISWGQPYICDSLLADTILGLNIINSFVEIKFYPNPASNYIEIIKNNNNLQNTTVEILDIQGKVIKAEDINTNFENINISEIPAGVYIIRITNQKICSNHKLIITR
- a CDS encoding 2-oxoglutarate dehydrogenase E1 component, with translation MNNFDYLGDIQYIEDLYKDYISNPESVDESWKKFFQGFEFARTNFKQTSAGAEMLSDEFKVYNLIDGYRKRGHLFTKTNPVHPRRTYSPTLDYINFKLTEKDLDKTFQAGNEIGIGPSTLRKIIEHLEQTYCQSVGAEFVYIRKPEIVDWLTKKMESAKNSFQFSNEQKKDIYKILVKSVGFEQFLHKKFVGQKRFSLEGVEALIPALGYAVEKGADMGIKEFIVGNSHRGRLNVLTNIFKKPFESIFSEYTGKFYDDENILGDVKYHLSYDTKIKTQKGLEVFLAMLPNPSHLETVGPVTQGLARTRIDCEYNGDFNKVCPVVIHGDAAVAAQGIVYETIQMSQLPGYQTGGTLHFVVNNQVGFTTNYLDARSSTYCTDIAKVTLAPVFHVNGDDVEAVLYTVNLALEYREKFHTDVFIDLLGYRKYGHNEGDEPRFTQPILYKEIAAHPNVRDIYSKHLMESGVMTLDEIVEKQRVFNDKLESELLKSKQSEKVEIRHFLQSKWSTFRYANENDFISSPKTGVNKEILLNLCNKINYLPSDKKFFTKIEKIVNDRKALVSENKLDWAMAELLAYASLVSEKHSVRVSGQDSERGTFSHRHSTFHVDDTDEKWCPLKHISDDQEEFQIYNSLLSEYAVMGFEYGYAIGRPEGLTIWEAQFGDFHNVAQAIVDQYISSAEDKWGLMNGLVLLLPHGYEGQGPEHSSARIERFLVLAANLNMQIVNCTTPANIFHALRRQVYTEYRKPLIVFTPKSLLRHPQCISTIDELSEGSFKEVIDDISVEKNNITQVVICSGKIYYEIFAEKQKINDTQTAIVRLEQYYPLPLNQLKEVLVKYPNFKRTLWVQEEPANMGAWPFIKTHFDIPDLFVVCRPMSGSPATGLLEVHKQRQQKILDKIFKRCKCDSSEVYCSMKCTEI
- the odhB gene encoding 2-oxoglutarate dehydrogenase complex dihydrolipoyllysine-residue succinyltransferase, encoding MIIEVKVPSPGESVSQVTVANWLVTEGSFVTKDSELAELESDKATLPLIAPESGQIKIMVDAGNNIAVGAVACTIDTSVTNSVVAETKPGNVVKEVEISNIIEVSKNSVSEIKTTPLAQKIMEENNLNIDDIISGLRKITAKDVEIVLANKPKQSAQKETISRSEERIAMSSLRKKLSERLVSVKNQTAMLTTFNEVDLSEIIGIRNKYKDEFYKKHGVKIGFMSFFAKAAAISLKLFPNVNSRIENEEFVYPNFVDLGIAVQTDKGLMVPVLRNADTSPIFELELSIYNLAEKARKHKISLEEMAGGTFTITNGGVFGSLLSTPILNPPQSAILGMHNIVERPIAVNGKVEIRPMMYIAMSYDHRVLDGKDSVLFLKKIKELLENPVLLINDGYNAIYHQLGL